The DNA segment ATTTAGCTCTCaagttgtttttcctctttttttaaaatatttttttaacggCTAGCCTTTGTTTTACTTGAGTTTCAGttcacaataaaagcttttTGTTGTGAAAGATTTAGCCGTCCTTGTATAATAGGAACCGTTTTGTACACGGTAGGTGGCAGTGATGCGCcagatcaaaaaaaaaaaaaaaaaaaccaccacGAAAAAGAAGTGCAAAGTTCAACAGGAAGTCATCCTCGTGTTTTTGTGGTGTAGTTACGGCACTGAGACAGGTGCGCACATACCAGAAAGTGGTTAAGACACCTTTTTCGGAGAAGTCATCTCATTGAACAGGTGAGTAAATATTGGTGGAGAGTCGGTGGTGGTAATGTGCTCCTGTCGTCATCGTCACCGTTACAAACGTATGattttagctgctgttagcttcaGTGTTTGCGCTAAAATGCGTGAAATTTCCGAGCTGGTTTCTGCCCAGTACGTTTATTTCGGAACAGCGCAGCGTTACCGTGCAAACACTGAATGATGTAGCAGCTATTTTAGATTCAGTGTGCGTTTAGTATCGCTAGTAATCTGCGTGGTTAGGTAAACACGTGACTTCACAACGCTAGCCGGCTAATGGCTAGCTCCGTATGCTAGCTTCCATGCTAATATCCATATACAGACGGGTCATTAAAAatagtgacatcatcacgcgTCTGAAaagtaaatgtataaatattgcacgtgttttttaaaaatatacattttatggTTATCACATAAAACAATGGTGAATGTTTGTACATGAATACGTCGTTTTTTCAGTTAAtcttacatttaaaattgagaTTTTAAGGCCTAATCGTTACCGGTATCGTTAAGAAGCATCAGAAAGggtaaacaaagtaaaacatttgtaaacaaagtaaaacatttgTTAACAAATTAGACATAACTAACTCCAGAGAAGCAACttccttttaaataaaatgtgtacGGTTAAACAGCTCTACATTGAGACGCCTTTGATTTTTGTGCTATGTGCTGAAAGTAAACCTTATTTAAATCTACAGGTCCCAATGGCCTCGTACACTTGCATCAGCTGCCGAGTAGCTTTCGCAGATGGCGAGGTGCAGCGTGCACACTATAAAACCGACTGGCATCGGTACAACTTGAAGCGGAAGGTGGCCGACATGCCCCCCGTCACTGCTGAAAACTTCCAGGAACGTGTCCTGGCTCAGAGGTCCGCTGCTGACCAGCAGCTGACCGATGCATCAGCCACTGAGTACTGCACCATCTGCAGCAAGAAGTTCTCCAGCGCCAACGCTTACCAGAACCACCTGCAGTCCCACAAACACCAACAGGCCGAAAAGCAGACCCTACTCGCTGCCCAGAGGAGAGTGGAGAAGATGAATGAGAAGAACCTGGAGAAGGGGCTCAGTGATGAAAAGGTAGATAATGACGCAAGGAATGAGGCCCTGCAACAGGCGCTGAAAGAACAGCAGAGATCGAGCCCTGCCCAGCAAGACCATGCACAGACCTCACAAGGAGCAACAAAGCAGAGGACTGAGAAGCTGGATAAACCTCCCAGGATGATGTGGCTGGAGGAGCAAGCCAAGAGGCgagaaagagaagaaggtgGCACAGCTGGTGAAGGTGAGTggattaaatgaaataaaaagcatttcTCAACTGTCTGAATTTCTTGCCACACCCATAGAACATTATAAACTGAAGGCTGACAGCAACACTTGCACTTAATttagaggggggaaaaaagcagtaaaaatgtCATGTTGTCTTAGTTTGAATGTATTTCCATAAAAATGTTGTAGAAGACTGGGAGGATGTAGATGAAGATGATGAGAGCGATGATGGtgatgagatggaggcagatgatgaagaggaggtgATGGATCAGGAAGAAGAAGAGTCCACTGCTCTGTCTGACACCCAACCTCCTGCTCTACCCGGTTCCATCCCCATCACTGACTGCTTGTTCTGTTCCCACCACTCCAAGTCCCTCATGAAGAACGTCACACACATGACCAAAGTCCACAGTTTCTTCATCCCTGATGTGGAGTTCCTCATAGATCTGAAGGGCCTCATCCGTTACCTTGGTGAGTTTTGACTGTAAAATTGCAGCAGCAAGGCTTGTATTGATATAATGGTGTAGTTACAGAAAGATGTGGTCAGGATCATCACatacatgaaaaagaaaactctCTTTTGCACatgaatgttttcttttgtgctctaacaatttttttttttttaaaatttctttgttttacaggAGAAAAAGTTGGTGCTGGGAACGTGTGCTTATGGTGTAACGAAAAGGGGCGTTCGTTTTACTCAACAGAAGCAGTACAGAGTCACATGATAGACAAAAGCCACTGTAAGCTCTTCACAGATGGCGATGCCGCCCTGGAGTTTGCAGACTTCTATGACTTCAGGTAATAAAGACATTTAACCAGAGCCTCTCTTTAATGCTTAGCAATTAGTGGTCCTTTTTTGTTTAGTGGGAATGGATATAATGCATCTTGCTTCGTTAAACCCATCAAAGGCTCATTgattttcacttttcttttgccAACAGGAGTAGTTACCCTGACAGAAAAGAGGGGGAGGATGCTGAAATGGATGATGAAGAGTTGGCTGATGACAAGAACCTGGAATATGACGACGAGACGATGGAGCTGACGCTCCCTTCAGGTGACTGGACATGAGATTAGTTTTTGTAATTGGAGATCCTGGTCAAGTCTTAAATGTATGTAAAGGAATTATATGAAATGCTTGCCCTATAAGCCACAACTCTAAACTTTTCATGGCTAACATAAAAATCGGCACCGATGTGGTTTTTAGTTGGTAATGGGTCACATAGATTCAGCCTGCAATGCTGATTGTCCAAATTTAGATATATGCTGCGGTGTATTGACAACAACAACCATTCACCTGTAAAATAATCACATATAAACAATAATTAATATTTGTAGTCCTTTTGGTCAGGAATgttgaaataaattaatttgCAAGACTCCACCATTGATTTTTTTGATAGTTTGTTCCGTCTGAAGAATGAAAGCTACTTTCAGTTAACAAGCTGTTGGATGTTGGGGATTTTAGTAAGAGAAGAACACAAGAAAGATGTGAAAAATTGAGATGGGTGGATATACTGATTCCAAAAATAAGATGAGTAATTAAGGCACATTCTGTAGTTTTAATCATATCTAGTCCTATGAAAATATAAGCTGTTCAGACAAACTGCATCGGCTGATAATTTCATAATCACCCCTGTCTGAAATGCTGTGTATATTCTACATTTACAAATTTGGAACCTCTTCAAAACAACAGGCAACATCTTAATGGGTTTAGTAAATTTGGAAAATAATACATATAAGTATGTATTAAGTTTGCCATTTTTGTTGGACTTTTTTGAAtagtaaaaatattaaataactaTTACTAAAAATCAATGAAGCAGTTAGCCACCAGCAGTGCATTTGGATAACTGCTTACTCACTGCTGGCCTCTTCTATTTCCTGTTGATCTTATcttaagaagaaaaataattaacacTTTATCGTTGTCTGATTTGCCTTGTCCGACTGGAAAAACATGGCAGAATTGATTGCTGCTGCAGAACTGCTGAGCAAGTCTTTCTTTAGATTTCTCTGTTGTGACAGAATCCATGtctttgctgtgtgtttcttcAGGTGCTAAGATTGGCCACCGCTCTCTTATGAGGTACTACAAACAGCGGTTCGGAGCCCAGCGCGCGGTGGTTCTGACCCACAATAAGAACGCCGTTGGCAGAGTGCTCAGGCAGTACAAATCCCTCGGCTGGGGAGGAGATACAGGTAAGAGTCAGTAAACGCTCATCAAAAAGCAGGATCTCACTTAGTAAGTTTTGTCGCAGCTTAATTTATGGATCACTTTTATGACTTTGTGACAGTACGGCCTGCTTGTTCAGCAATGAGTTGTTGACCCTGTTTCCAGGTCAAAGCTTTTACTGTGTTAGCTTAGGCTTGTGACTCCTCCACATGCTGCATGGGCTGCGTGCCCCGTTCAGCTGTCATTCTACCCTTGGAGACCATTACTGTTAGCACTAATCTTGTGTAGCAAGCTGAGCTACAAGCTAAGCTTTTACAGTGTTGTAGTGTATACTAAAGTCACACTCACAGCTTTTGGACATCTGAAGTTTCTAAGTGAAGATGATGGTTAATCAGTGATGGTTACTTTGTCTTAAAAATGCAATAGAAGAAAGTAATGATTCTAAGTGTTAGGAGGTTTAGAAAAAGATGTGGCTGTGGAAAGGTTTTTAATAGGAAACATGATTTTCTATAGTGCATAGCTGAATTTCCTCTGTTTATCCAATCATCTTTGAGGATCTTAGTCCAGACCATTATTCATTGTTGTATCGTTATGCTACAGCCTGCAGCATTATGATTTTCAGTTATTAATCCTCCCTCAATTCTTGTAAGTAATACCCAGGAACTCCTGGCAGCTTCATTATTCAGCTGCTGTTGGTGATAAaggtcaataataataattcatttaTATAGCCCGATAAAAACAGAGAgccaaagaaaacacagctatacaatacaattttatatagcacatttaaaaaccagaggtacgccaaagtgcttcacagaaccAATTAAGAGCAATGACAGATACAAATATACTGACAGGTGGGAGACATAACTAACCGTAGGCACAAGCCAAAGGGCTTAAGGTTAAATCATTATAAACATTAATCAGAGCAAAGAAGATAAATTACAGTACACTTACAAATGCGGGCTCTAGGTAGCCGGGAAGGCTAGGCTAAATAAGTTAATAATtgagtttattttaatttctttttaatttctttcttgACTCTGTAGCTCTTATAGTTTCTTTTGAACAGTAAAAAAATTACATGGATGTTATAAGTTACATTTATCTAATGTCACTTGTTAATCTTACTTTTGGTTATGTGTTCTAATTTTTTTAGCTGCCCACACTCAGCCCAATAAATGTTAATTGCTGATGTTTTCACTGAGATGTGTGTGCAGTACAACATGGCAATATATTTGCTAACAATAAATCGCAGAGCAGAAGATCAGTGTCAAcacaacaaaaagaacaaaaacgccACCTTCTGGCACTATTTGATTTAATTCTGAAATACACTTTTACTCCCCAAATGACTGAGTGTTAATATGATTGCTCCCACTGATGTCAGTGCTTGGATGATTATCATTAGGCATCAAAGTTGGACTGGCTCTACACCAGGACTTGTACTGAGCCAATGGGAAAGGACTGCCAAAAGGAAAATTCATGCAAAGATTTCCCCCCTAAAACACAAATGGCGATGGACCGAGGAGGTGCCCAGTGGTTGTTACACTGCACTGCGCAgctaaaaaaaagtcatataaTCTAATATTTTGTTGGACCACCTTTAGTTTGGACCACCTTTAGCAATGCTGCAGACAGGCACACACTGAGCGACACTTTACATGCTCTACTATCATTTGGATAGTTCTTATCCTTGTTGTAGTAGTTTCATTTTTTCCttaattgttttctttgcttgatGCAGACTATTAGTTTGAACCTTCTGAAACAGAATAATCTCTTTCCCACAATCATGGAATATGTCGtccaacatgtttttttgtgtgtgtgtgtgtgtgtgtgtgtgtgtgtgtgtgtgtgtgtgtgtgtgtgtgttttggggttttttgtgtgcgttttttttttttttttttaaatgcgaAGCTCCTCACTGCATCAGTTAGGATTGAAACATATTAATCACTGTTAATTATGTGGTTCTTACTTATTTACTAAGTTAAATCCATTTGTAAACAGATTTGGtagctttgctttgtttggctGTCTTCTGTGGAACAAACTAGACTTCACTGTTATGCACAGATAGGACCAACAACAGTGCTAGCTGTTTGAAGTTAAgccacacatgcacaaatgaTTAACTACCATTATTTCAGTcatataacatttatattaatgtATAAAATGTCAACCTTTTTTGGAGTGGTAaaggcataaaaaaaacaatattgttCAATATATGCAGGGAAATATAGAACAATTATTTAGCATCGAGACTCATTTTGGTAAATTTCTAAGGAGTTCCACAGAGCATTGTTTGATGGCTGTAGATGTCTTTGGCTTTGCATGTTTCTCCTCTCTTTGCCACACACTTTAGTGGCCCTGCTCCATGCAGCTCATTGCAGACTGTCCCATTTGGGCTGTTAAATAATGGCAACAATTTTTAGCTTTATTACTGTGGCCAGAAGGCGAACGTGT comes from the Oreochromis aureus strain Israel breed Guangdong linkage group 18, ZZ_aureus, whole genome shotgun sequence genome and includes:
- the znf622 gene encoding zinc finger protein 622; protein product: MASYTCISCRVAFADGEVQRAHYKTDWHRYNLKRKVADMPPVTAENFQERVLAQRSAADQQLTDASATEYCTICSKKFSSANAYQNHLQSHKHQQAEKQTLLAAQRRVEKMNEKNLEKGLSDEKVDNDARNEALQQALKEQQRSSPAQQDHAQTSQGATKQRTEKLDKPPRMMWLEEQAKRREREEGGTAGEEDWEDVDEDDESDDGDEMEADDEEEVMDQEEEESTALSDTQPPALPGSIPITDCLFCSHHSKSLMKNVTHMTKVHSFFIPDVEFLIDLKGLIRYLGEKVGAGNVCLWCNEKGRSFYSTEAVQSHMIDKSHCKLFTDGDAALEFADFYDFRSSYPDRKEGEDAEMDDEELADDKNLEYDDETMELTLPSGAKIGHRSLMRYYKQRFGAQRAVVLTHNKNAVGRVLRQYKSLGWGGDTGNSALNQKQKDMQYVQMMKSKWMLKMGMSHNAIKQKHFRAQVMF